A part of Oncorhynchus gorbuscha isolate QuinsamMale2020 ecotype Even-year linkage group LG09, OgorEven_v1.0, whole genome shotgun sequence genomic DNA contains:
- the LOC124044291 gene encoding oligodendrocyte transcription factor 2-like: MDSDTSRVSSRPSSPEVHDMFLHAMKKHMVGFSGTVSSTQSDSPPEIPADMRSLSDDDDDITLKMLSKKDRKLLSENELQGMRLKINSRERKRMHDLNIAMDGLREVMPYAHGPSVRKLSKIATLLLARNYILMLSNSLEEMKRLVSEIYGSGHHSSFHPSACGTMAHTGPLPGHPTVSHASHPVHHPLLPPAVSTAASLSATGLTSIRPHHGLLKAPSAGPGPLGSSFHHWGAGMPCPCSMCQVPPPHVSGMSAVTMSRLTSDSK; encoded by the coding sequence ATGGACTCCGATACCAGCCGAGTGTCTAGCCGACCTTCCTCCCCCGAAGTGCACGATATGTTTCTGCATGCGATGAAGAAGCATATGGTAGGCTTCTCCGGTACTGTCTCGTCCACACAGAGCGACTCTCCACCGGAGATACCCGCGGACATGCGGAGCCTCTCcgacgatgatgatgatatcACTCTGAAAATGCTGTCAAAGAAGGACCGTAAACTGCTATCGGAGAACGAGCTGCAGGGGATGCGACTGAAAATCAACAGCCGGGAGCGGAAGAGGATGCACGACCTCAACATCGCCATGGACGGTCTCCGGGAGGTTATGCCTTACGCGCACGGGCCTTCGGTGCGCAAGCTTTCCAAAATCGCCACTCTCCTCCTGGCGAGAAACTACATCTTGATGCTGAGCAACTCGCTTGAGGAGATGAAGAGACTGGTCAGTGAGATCTATGGCAGCGGACACCACAGCAGCTTCCACCCCTCCGCCTGTGGGACCATGGCGCACACTGGGCCACTGCCCGGCCATCCGACTGTTTCCCACGCCTCCCACCCGGTGCACCACCCACTTCTTCCCCCTGCGGTCTCCACCGCAGCCTCTCTCTCAGCAACGGGTCTTACCTCGATCAGACCCCACCATGGACTCCTGAAGGCGCCCTCGGCCGGTCCGGGCCCCCTGGGCAGCAGTTTCCATCACTGGGGCGCAGGGATGCCCTGTCCGTGCAGCATGTGCCAGGTGCCACCTCCACATGTGTCCGGCATGAGCGCTGTCACCATGTCCAGGCTGACGAGTGACTCCAAATGA
- the LOC124044480 gene encoding leucine-rich repeat extensin-like protein 5, with protein sequence METPTPPVPPWKHQHPLSHHGHPRPPLRVPPWTPQHPLSHHGNPNTPCPTMETPTLPVPPWNPNTPCPTMETPTPPVPPWKPQHPLSHHGHPNTPCPTMETPTPPVPPWKPQHPLSHHGNPNTPCPTMETPTPPVPPWKPQHPLSHHGNPNTPLSHHGNPNTPCPTMDTPTPPFPPWKPQHPAVPPWTPQHFPVPPWTPQHPLSHHGHPNTPCPTMDTPTPPVPPWTPQHPLSHHGHPNTSLSHHGHPNTPLSHHGHPNTSLSHHGHPNTPLSHHGHPNTPLSHCTPLGAGRGSVSRSQESL encoded by the coding sequence ATGGAAACGCCAACACCCCCTGTCCCACCATGGAAACACCAACACCCCCTGTCCCACCATGGACACCCCAGACCACCCCTCCGTGTCCCACCATGGACACCTCAACACCCCCTGTCCCACCATGGAAACCCCAACACCCCCTGTCCCACCATGGAAACCCCAACACTCCCTGTCCCACCATGGAACCCCAACACCCCCTGTCCCACCATGGAAACCCCAACACCCCCTGTCCCACCATGGAAACCCCAACACCCCCTGTCCCACCATGGACACCCCAACACCCCCTGTCCCACCATGGAAACCCCAACACCCCCTGTCCCACCATGGAAACCCCAACACCCCCTGTCCCACCATGGAAACCCCAACACCCCCTGTCCCACCATGGAAACCCCAACACCCCCTGTCCCACCATGGAAACCCCAACACCCCCTGTCCCACCATGGAAACCCCAACACCCCCCTGTCCCACCATGGAAACCCCAACACCCCCTGTCCCACCATGGACACCCCAACACCCCCTTTCCCACCATGGAAACCCCAACACCCCGCTGTCCCACCGTGGACACCCCAACACTTCCCTGTCCCACCGTGGACACCCCAACACCCCCTGTCCCACCATGGACACCCCAACACCCCCTGTCCCACCATGGACACCCCAACACCCCCTGTCCCACCATGGACACCCCAACACCCCCTGTCCCACCATGGACACCCCAACACCTCCCTGTCCCACCATGGACACCCCAACACACCCCTGTCCCACCATGGACACCCCAACACCTCCCTGTCCCACCATGGACACCCCAACACCCCCCTATCCCACCATGGACACCCCAACACCCCCCTGTCCCACTGCACCCCTCTGGGAGCAGGTCGAGGCTCTGTGTCTCGCTCCCAGGAGTCACTTTGA